Proteins co-encoded in one Klebsiella michiganensis genomic window:
- a CDS encoding microcin ABC transporter permease (with YejAEF is involved in resistance to microcin C), with protein MGAYILRRLLLIIPTLWAIITINFFIVQIAPGGPVDQAIAAIQMGHTSGMPGMSNDAMGSGHARTGVGDATSSQYRGGRGLDPEVIADIVHRYGFDKPLHERYFNMLGDYLRFDFGNSLFRSSSVIKLIKDSLPVSISIGLWSTLIIYLVSIPLGIRKAVSNGSSFDIWSSIFIIIGYAIPAFLFAILLIVLFAGGTYLDWFPLRGLTSANFDTLPWYGKVTDYLWHITLPVLATVIGGFATLTMLTKNSFLDEIRKQYVVTARAKGLDEKKILYRHVFRNAMLLVIAGFPATFISMFFTGSLLIEVMFSLNGLGLLGYEATISRDYPVIFGTLYIFSLIGLLTNIISDVTYTLVDPRIDFEGRG; from the coding sequence GTGGGCGCTTACATTCTGCGGCGTTTGCTGCTTATCATTCCCACGCTGTGGGCGATAATTACCATCAACTTTTTCATCGTGCAAATTGCTCCCGGCGGGCCGGTGGATCAGGCCATTGCCGCGATACAAATGGGCCACACCAGCGGGATGCCGGGCATGAGCAACGACGCCATGGGCAGCGGCCATGCCCGCACCGGCGTAGGCGACGCCACCAGCAGCCAGTACCGCGGTGGTCGCGGCCTTGACCCGGAAGTCATTGCCGATATTGTGCACCGCTACGGGTTCGACAAACCGCTGCACGAACGCTATTTCAATATGCTAGGCGACTATTTACGTTTCGACTTCGGCAACAGCCTGTTCCGCAGTTCCTCGGTGATTAAGCTGATAAAAGACAGTCTGCCGGTCTCCATTTCCATCGGGCTGTGGAGCACGCTGATTATCTATCTGGTGTCGATCCCGCTTGGGATCCGTAAGGCGGTCAGCAATGGCAGCAGTTTTGATATCTGGAGCAGCATTTTTATTATTATCGGCTACGCCATTCCGGCATTTTTGTTTGCCATCCTGCTGATTGTGCTGTTCGCCGGCGGCACCTATCTCGACTGGTTCCCGCTTCGGGGGCTGACGTCGGCCAATTTTGATACCCTACCCTGGTACGGCAAAGTCACCGACTACCTGTGGCACATCACGCTGCCGGTGCTGGCGACGGTCATCGGCGGCTTTGCCACGTTAACAATGCTGACGAAAAACTCCTTCCTCGATGAGATTCGCAAGCAGTATGTGGTAACGGCGCGGGCCAAAGGGCTGGATGAGAAAAAAATTCTCTATCGCCATGTGTTTCGAAACGCAATGCTGCTGGTGATTGCCGGTTTCCCGGCGACGTTTATCAGCATGTTCTTCACCGGTTCACTGCTTATTGAGGTGATGTTCTCACTTAACGGGCTGGGGCTGCTGGGCTACGAAGCCACGATTTCGCGCGACTATCCGGTGATTTTTGGCACCCTTTATATTTTTAGTTTGATTGGTCTGCTGACCAACATCATCAGCGATGTCACCTACACGCTGGTCGATCCCCGTATCGATTTTGAGGGACGAGGATGA
- a CDS encoding membrane protein, producing the protein MINRLPLILLLNVLGIALFFSWYLPENHGFWFNIDATLFHFFNNELVKSHTFLTLIAITNNRAFDGISLLAMGALFSWFWLREDGAGRRRLVLMGIVMLLCAVVINQLGHLIPVVHASPTLYFHDIHRVSELLHFPTKDASSDSFPGDHGLMLLIFTGFMLRYFGPRAFLIALAIFFIFSSPRIMIGAHWFTDVYVGSVSIALVGLPWVLLTPISDRLISILHRTAPGKYKASR; encoded by the coding sequence ATGATTAATCGCCTCCCCCTTATCCTGTTACTGAACGTTCTGGGCATTGCCCTGTTCTTTAGCTGGTACCTGCCCGAGAACCATGGATTTTGGTTCAACATTGACGCCACGCTGTTTCATTTCTTTAATAATGAACTGGTCAAGAGCCATACCTTTTTAACGCTGATTGCCATCACCAATAACCGGGCCTTCGACGGCATTTCATTGCTGGCGATGGGCGCGCTGTTTTCCTGGTTCTGGCTGCGTGAAGACGGCGCGGGTCGCCGCCGCCTGGTGCTGATGGGCATCGTGATGCTGCTGTGCGCCGTGGTTATCAACCAGCTCGGCCACCTTATTCCGGTCGTGCACGCCAGCCCAACGCTGTACTTCCACGACATCCATCGCGTCAGCGAACTGCTGCACTTCCCGACGAAAGACGCCTCGAGCGACAGCTTCCCCGGCGATCACGGTCTGATGCTGCTAATCTTCACCGGTTTTATGCTGCGTTATTTCGGCCCACGAGCCTTTCTTATTGCCCTGGCGATCTTCTTTATCTTCTCTTCCCCAAGAATAATGATCGGCGCACACTGGTTTACCGATGTCTACGTCGGGTCAGTGTCTATTGCCCTGGTTGGCCTGCCCTGGGTGCTATTGACCCCAATCAGTGACCGGTTAATTTCCATACTGCATCGCACCGCCCCGGGAAAATATAAAGCGTCCCGCTAA
- a CDS encoding 16S rRNA pseudouridylate synthase (catalyzes the synthesis pseudouridine from uracil-516 in 16S ribosomal RNA) — MRLDKFISQQLGISRAISGREIRANRVTIDGEVVRDASFKLLPEHQVAFDDNPLTQQHGPRYFMLNKPQGYVCSTDDPDHPTVLYFLDVPVAHKLHAAGRLDIDTTGLVLMTDDGQWSHRITSPRHHCEKTYLVTLESPVEEGTAEHFAKGVQLHNEKDLTKPAVLEVITPTEVRLTISEGRYHQVKRMFAAVGNHVVGLHRERIGDIALDPELAPGEYRPLTEQEIASVGMP; from the coding sequence ATGCGACTCGATAAATTTATCTCTCAGCAGCTCGGTATCAGCCGCGCTATTTCTGGCCGTGAAATTCGTGCTAACCGTGTCACCATTGACGGTGAAGTTGTGCGCGACGCCTCCTTTAAACTGCTGCCGGAACATCAGGTAGCGTTTGACGATAATCCTCTGACCCAGCAGCACGGCCCGCGTTACTTCATGCTAAACAAGCCGCAGGGCTATGTCTGTTCTACAGACGATCCCGATCATCCGACCGTGCTTTACTTCCTCGACGTGCCGGTGGCGCACAAGCTGCATGCCGCGGGTCGCCTGGATATTGACACCACCGGTCTGGTGCTGATGACGGACGACGGCCAGTGGTCGCACCGGATTACCTCTCCGCGCCATCACTGTGAGAAAACTTATCTGGTTACGCTGGAATCACCGGTTGAAGAAGGCACGGCGGAACACTTCGCCAAAGGCGTTCAACTGCATAATGAAAAAGATCTCACCAAACCCGCCGTACTGGAAGTCATCACGCCGACGGAAGTCCGCTTAACCATCAGCGAAGGCCGCTACCACCAGGTCAAACGTATGTTTGCTGCGGTTGGCAATCATGTTGTTGGCCTGCACCGTGAGCGCATTGGTGACATCGCCCTGGATCCTGAACTGGCGCCTGGGGAGTATCGCCCGTTAACCGAACAGGAAATTGCCAGCGTTGGCATGCCCTAA
- a CDS encoding microcin ABC transporter permease (part of the microcin C transport system) → MSRLSPVNQARWARFRQNRRGYWSLWIFALIFVLSMGAELVANERPLVVSYEGKLWFPSLKNYSESDFGGPLATPADYQDPWLTERLNEKGWILWAPIRFSSNTINYASNVPFPSPPSAQNWFGTDANGSDVLARILYGTRISVLFGLLLTFFSSIIGVLAGAVQGYYGGRIDLWGQRLIEVWSGMPTLFLIIMLSSVVQPNFWWLLGITVLFGWMGLVGVVRAEFLRTRNFDYIRAARAMGVSDWSIMTRHMLPNAMVATLTFLPFILCASITTLTSLDFLGFGLPLGSPSLGELVLQGKNNLQAPWLGISAFLSLAILLSLLIFIGEAVRDAFDPSKAR, encoded by the coding sequence ATGAGCCGATTAAGCCCGGTAAACCAGGCGCGTTGGGCGCGCTTTCGTCAGAACCGCCGCGGCTACTGGTCGCTGTGGATCTTTGCGCTGATTTTTGTTTTGAGCATGGGGGCCGAACTGGTCGCCAACGAGCGCCCGCTGGTGGTGAGCTACGAAGGCAAGCTCTGGTTCCCGTCGCTGAAAAACTACAGCGAAAGTGATTTTGGCGGCCCGCTCGCAACCCCCGCGGACTACCAGGATCCTTGGCTGACGGAGCGCCTGAACGAAAAAGGCTGGATCCTCTGGGCACCGATACGCTTTAGCAGCAACACCATCAACTACGCCAGCAACGTACCTTTTCCTTCGCCACCCAGCGCACAAAACTGGTTTGGCACCGACGCCAACGGCAGTGATGTGCTGGCGAGGATCCTCTACGGGACGCGTATTTCCGTGCTCTTCGGCCTGCTGCTGACCTTTTTTTCCAGCATTATTGGCGTTCTGGCCGGGGCGGTACAGGGCTATTACGGCGGACGCATTGACCTGTGGGGGCAGCGGTTGATTGAAGTCTGGTCCGGCATGCCGACGCTGTTTTTGATCATCATGCTTTCCAGCGTGGTTCAGCCTAATTTTTGGTGGCTGTTGGGCATTACCGTGTTGTTTGGCTGGATGGGACTGGTGGGCGTTGTGCGGGCAGAGTTTTTGCGCACCCGAAACTTCGACTATATTCGCGCGGCGCGGGCGATGGGCGTTAGCGACTGGTCTATCATGACCCGGCATATGTTGCCCAATGCCATGGTGGCTACCCTGACCTTCCTGCCGTTCATTCTGTGCGCGTCGATAACGACCCTGACCTCACTGGATTTCCTCGGCTTTGGTCTGCCGCTCGGGTCTCCCTCTCTGGGTGAACTGGTGCTGCAGGGCAAAAACAACCTTCAGGCGCCGTGGCTGGGCATCTCCGCCTTCTTATCTCTGGCCATTTTGCTCTCCCTGTTAATTTTTATTGGCGAAGCGGTTCGTGACGCCTTTGATCCTTCTAAGGCGCGCTGA
- a CDS encoding microcin ABC transporter ATP-binding protein (with YejAEF is involved in resistance to microcin C), producing MTTPLLAINHLSIAFQQGKTLHQVVDSVSLQVEAGETLALVGESGSGKSVTALSVLRLLPSPPVVYPSGEILFHGKDLLNAPEKTLRGVRGNKIAMIFQEPMVSLNPLHTIEKQLYEVLSLHRGMRPEAARAEILSSLDRVGIRNPATRLQDYPHLLSGGERQRVMIAMALLTRPELLIADEPTTALDVSVQAQILQLLQELKQELNMGLLFITHNLSIVKKLADNVAVMRHGKCVEQQPTPGLFIHPRHPYTQQLLNAEPSGEPVPVAGDVNPLLKVEDLQVAFPVRRGLLKRTVGHHYGLKNLSFELRPGESLGLVGESGSGKSTTGLALLRLIHSTGAIWFDGQPLHQLSRKQLLPLRRRVQVVFQDPNSSLNPRLDVLQIVEEGLRVHHPSFSAAERKAKVIQALEEVGLQADMLHRYPAEFSGGQRQRIAIARALILQPQLIVLDEPTSSLDRSVQAQILALLKSLQEKHQLAYIFISHDLQVVKALCHQMVVLRQGEVVEQGDCRQIFSAPQSDYTRQLLALA from the coding sequence ATGACGACTCCGCTTCTCGCCATTAACCATCTTTCGATTGCCTTCCAGCAGGGAAAAACTCTGCATCAGGTGGTGGACTCAGTTTCGCTGCAGGTGGAAGCCGGTGAAACGCTGGCGCTGGTCGGTGAGTCCGGCTCAGGCAAGAGCGTGACGGCGCTTTCCGTGCTGCGCCTGCTGCCGTCACCGCCCGTGGTTTATCCCTCCGGAGAAATTCTGTTCCACGGCAAAGACCTGTTAAACGCGCCGGAAAAGACGCTCCGGGGCGTACGTGGCAACAAAATTGCGATGATCTTTCAGGAACCGATGGTGTCGCTGAACCCCTTACACACTATCGAAAAACAGCTGTATGAAGTGCTCTCCCTGCACCGGGGAATGCGACCAGAGGCCGCGCGGGCGGAAATCCTCTCCAGTCTCGATCGCGTTGGCATTCGCAACCCTGCGACCCGGCTTCAGGACTACCCTCACCTGCTGTCCGGTGGCGAACGCCAGCGCGTGATGATTGCGATGGCGCTGCTGACTCGCCCTGAATTGCTGATTGCCGATGAACCGACAACGGCGCTGGACGTTTCAGTCCAGGCGCAAATCCTGCAACTGCTGCAAGAGCTGAAGCAGGAACTGAACATGGGCCTGCTTTTTATTACCCATAACCTGAGTATTGTGAAAAAGCTGGCGGACAACGTCGCGGTCATGCGCCACGGCAAGTGCGTGGAGCAACAACCCACTCCCGGCCTGTTCATTCATCCCCGGCATCCCTATACCCAACAGCTGCTGAACGCTGAGCCGTCAGGCGAGCCAGTGCCAGTTGCAGGAGACGTTAATCCCCTGCTCAAAGTCGAGGATCTGCAGGTCGCGTTTCCTGTTCGTCGGGGGCTGCTGAAAAGAACGGTCGGACACCACTACGGGCTTAAAAATCTCAGTTTTGAGCTGCGTCCAGGAGAGAGCCTGGGGCTGGTCGGGGAGTCAGGATCGGGCAAAAGTACCACCGGGTTGGCGCTGCTGCGCTTAATTCATTCCACCGGCGCCATCTGGTTCGACGGCCAGCCGCTCCACCAGCTTAGCCGCAAGCAGCTACTGCCGCTGCGCCGCCGGGTGCAGGTGGTATTCCAGGATCCCAATTCCTCGCTGAACCCACGCCTTGATGTGCTGCAGATCGTTGAGGAAGGCCTGCGGGTGCACCATCCGTCGTTCAGCGCCGCAGAACGTAAAGCTAAAGTGATTCAGGCGCTGGAAGAGGTCGGGCTGCAGGCGGATATGCTCCACCGCTATCCGGCTGAGTTTTCCGGCGGCCAGCGCCAGCGTATCGCTATTGCCAGGGCTTTGATTTTACAGCCACAGCTAATTGTGCTGGATGAACCCACCTCTTCGCTCGACCGCTCAGTTCAGGCCCAGATTCTGGCACTGCTAAAATCCCTGCAGGAAAAACATCAGCTGGCTTATATCTTTATCAGCCATGATTTACAGGTAGTGAAAGCGCTTTGCCATCAGATGGTGGTACTGCGTCAGGGGGAAGTTGTCGAGCAGGGAGACTGCAGGCAGATATTTAGCGCCCCACAAAGCGACTACACGCGTCAGCTTCTGGCGCTAGCCTGA
- a CDS encoding antibiotic ABC transporter substrate-binding protein (with YejBEF is involved in resistance to microcin C), which yields MTKAVRALMLLCLSTISLTPRAAEINESYSFAVLGEPKYAVNFTQFDYVNPAAPKGGNITLSAIGTFDNFNRFAMRGNPGIRTDTLYDPLFTTSDDEPGSYYPLIAEMARYPANFAWAEVSINPRARFQDGSPITAEDVAFTFNKFMTEGVPQFRLIYKGASVRAIAPLTVRIELATPSKDRMLGLFSLPVFPEKFWKDHKLSDPLSSPPLSSGPYKITDWKMGQYITYSRVRDYWAANLPVNRGRWNFNTIRYDYYLDDDVAFEAFKAGAFDYRTEVSAKNWATRYTGKNFSNHFIVKDEQKNESAQDTRWLAFNIQRPIFSDRRVREAIGLAFDFEWMNKALFYGAYSRANSYFQNTEYAARGYPDADELMLLAPMKKDLPPEVFTSIYNPPKSDGRGFDRENLLRALNLLKEAGWELKDQKLVNVATGQPFVFELLTSTTGNTQWILPFQRNLQRLGITMNIRQVDNSQLSSRLRSRDYDMMPSLYSAMPYPSPSLQIIWASEYINSSYNAPGVQSPVIDKLIEMIIANQGDKKKLLPLGRALDRVLTWNNYMLPMWYMSADRLAWWNKFSRPAIHPLYSTGFDNWWYDVNKAAKLPADRRQGE from the coding sequence ATGACTAAAGCTGTACGTGCACTGATGCTGCTTTGCCTGAGCACCATTTCCCTTACGCCGCGCGCCGCAGAGATAAACGAAAGCTATTCTTTTGCCGTACTGGGCGAACCTAAGTACGCCGTCAACTTCACACAGTTTGATTACGTCAATCCCGCGGCCCCTAAAGGGGGCAATATCACACTCTCAGCGATTGGCACTTTTGATAACTTCAACCGGTTTGCCATGCGCGGTAACCCGGGCATTCGCACGGACACGCTATACGACCCGCTGTTTACCACTTCCGATGACGAGCCCGGCAGCTATTATCCTTTGATTGCCGAGATGGCTCGCTACCCGGCCAACTTTGCCTGGGCCGAAGTGTCCATTAACCCACGAGCCCGCTTTCAGGACGGCAGCCCGATTACCGCCGAGGACGTGGCGTTCACCTTCAACAAATTCATGACCGAAGGCGTGCCGCAGTTCCGACTGATTTACAAAGGCGCGTCGGTACGCGCCATTGCGCCGCTCACCGTGCGTATTGAGCTTGCTACGCCGAGTAAAGACCGGATGCTGGGCCTGTTCTCGCTCCCGGTGTTCCCGGAAAAGTTCTGGAAAGATCACAAACTGAGCGACCCACTCTCTTCTCCACCGCTTTCCAGCGGGCCGTATAAAATCACCGACTGGAAAATGGGGCAGTACATCACCTATTCGCGAGTGCGGGACTACTGGGCGGCAAATCTGCCCGTGAACCGCGGGCGCTGGAACTTTAACACCATCCGCTACGACTACTATCTCGACGATGACGTTGCTTTTGAGGCGTTCAAGGCCGGGGCATTTGATTATCGCACTGAAGTCTCAGCCAAAAACTGGGCCACGCGCTACACCGGGAAAAACTTCAGTAACCATTTTATCGTCAAAGATGAGCAGAAAAACGAATCCGCCCAGGATACCCGCTGGCTGGCGTTTAACATCCAGCGCCCCATTTTCAGCGACCGCCGGGTTAGAGAGGCCATCGGCCTGGCCTTTGATTTTGAGTGGATGAACAAGGCGCTGTTTTATGGCGCTTACAGCCGGGCCAACAGCTATTTTCAGAATACGGAATACGCCGCGCGTGGCTACCCGGATGCCGACGAGCTGATGCTGCTGGCGCCAATGAAAAAAGATCTCCCGCCGGAGGTTTTCACCTCTATCTACAATCCGCCTAAATCGGACGGCAGAGGGTTTGACCGGGAGAACCTGCTCAGGGCGCTAAACCTGCTCAAAGAAGCGGGCTGGGAGTTGAAGGACCAGAAACTGGTAAATGTGGCCACCGGCCAGCCGTTTGTATTTGAACTGCTCACCAGCACGACCGGTAACACGCAATGGATCCTTCCCTTCCAGCGCAACTTACAGCGCCTGGGCATCACCATGAATATTCGCCAGGTCGATAACTCGCAGCTTTCAAGCCGCCTGCGCAGCCGCGATTATGACATGATGCCAAGTTTATACAGCGCAATGCCTTATCCAAGCCCAAGTCTGCAAATCATTTGGGCATCGGAATACATCAATTCCAGCTATAACGCACCTGGGGTGCAAAGCCCGGTGATCGACAAGCTGATTGAGATGATTATCGCCAACCAGGGCGACAAGAAAAAACTGCTGCCGCTGGGCCGTGCCCTCGACCGAGTGCTGACCTGGAACAACTACATGCTGCCCATGTGGTATATGTCGGCCGACCGCCTGGCCTGGTGGAATAAATTCTCCCGCCCCGCCATCCATCCACTCTACAGCACCGGCTTCGACAACTGGTGGTATGACGTGAATAAAGCGGCGAAGCTGCCCGCCGATCGGCGTCAGGGGGAATAA
- a CDS encoding bicyclomycin/multidrug efflux system (Involved in sulfonamide (sulfathiazole) and bicyclomycin resistance) produces MSRKQNSSVGIIVILGLLAMLMPLSIDMYLPALPMIAQGFNVPAGSAQMTLSTYILGFAIGQIFYGPMADSLGRKPVVLGGTLVFALAAIACALSQTIDQLIWMRFLHGLAAAAASVVINALMRDIYPKEEFSRMMSFVMLITTIAPLVAPMIGGAVLVWYSWHTIFWILAAAALLASAMIFFFIHETLAPEMRQKFNLRTTAGNFATLFRHKRVLSYMLASGFSFAGMFSFLSAGPFVYIELNHVSPQHFGYYFALNVVFLFFMTMINSRFVRRVGAINMFRAGLYIQFAMAVWLVVSSQLDFGFWAMVLGVAVFISCVSLVSSNAMAVILDEFPHMAGTASSLAGTFRFGIGALTGALLSVATFNTAWPMIWSIAICATASVLFYFYASKTRHTKA; encoded by the coding sequence TTGAGCCGTAAACAGAACTCTTCTGTCGGTATTATCGTTATCCTTGGCCTGCTGGCGATGCTGATGCCGCTGTCCATTGATATGTACTTACCGGCGCTGCCGATGATAGCCCAGGGCTTTAATGTCCCGGCGGGCAGCGCACAAATGACCCTCAGCACCTATATTTTGGGCTTTGCCATCGGGCAGATCTTCTACGGGCCAATGGCGGATAGCCTGGGACGTAAGCCAGTGGTGCTGGGTGGTACGCTGGTATTTGCGCTGGCGGCTATCGCCTGCGCGCTTTCACAGACCATCGACCAGCTAATTTGGATGCGTTTTTTGCATGGCCTTGCGGCGGCTGCGGCGAGCGTGGTCATCAACGCCCTGATGCGGGATATCTACCCGAAAGAAGAGTTCTCCCGGATGATGTCCTTCGTGATGTTGATTACCACCATTGCGCCGCTGGTGGCGCCAATGATCGGGGGGGCGGTGCTGGTGTGGTACAGCTGGCACACGATCTTCTGGATTCTGGCCGCCGCCGCGCTGCTCGCCTCGGCGATGATTTTCTTCTTTATTCACGAAACTCTCGCCCCTGAAATGCGGCAGAAGTTTAACCTGCGCACCACGGCAGGTAATTTTGCCACACTGTTCCGCCATAAGCGGGTGCTTAGCTATATGCTGGCCAGCGGCTTCAGCTTTGCCGGGATGTTCTCGTTCCTCAGCGCCGGGCCGTTTGTCTACATCGAATTAAACCATGTTTCGCCGCAGCACTTTGGTTACTACTTTGCGCTGAACGTTGTGTTCCTGTTCTTCATGACCATGATCAACAGCCGCTTTGTGCGCCGGGTTGGGGCCATTAACATGTTCCGTGCCGGGCTGTACATTCAGTTTGCGATGGCTGTGTGGCTGGTGGTCAGCAGCCAGCTGGACTTCGGCTTCTGGGCGATGGTGCTTGGCGTGGCGGTGTTTATCAGCTGCGTGTCGCTGGTGTCATCCAATGCGATGGCGGTCATTTTGGATGAATTTCCGCATATGGCTGGCACAGCATCTTCACTGGCCGGGACATTCCGCTTTGGCATCGGCGCGTTAACAGGGGCGCTTCTCTCGGTGGCAACCTTTAACACCGCGTGGCCGATGATCTGGTCTATTGCTATTTGTGCGACGGCCTCCGTGTTGTTCTACTTTTACGCCAGTAAAACCCGCCACACGAAAGCCTGA
- the spr gene encoding membrane protein (mutational suppressor of prc thermosensitivity), which translates to MVKSQPILRYILRAIPAIAVAVMLSACSSTNTANMHSETHAVGEKDGFLLQASQDEFEEMVRNVDVKSRIMDQYASWKGVRYRLGGSSRAGIDCSAFVQRTFQEQFGLTLPRSTSEQQESGKSVSRNKLRTGDLVLFRAGSTGRHVGIYIGNNQFVHASTSSGVVISSMDEPYWKKRYNEARRVLSRS; encoded by the coding sequence ATGGTCAAATCACAGCCTATTTTGAGATACATCTTGCGGGCTATCCCCGCGATTGCGGTAGCAGTTATGCTTTCCGCCTGTAGTTCGACTAACACAGCAAATATGCATTCTGAGACGCATGCAGTCGGTGAAAAAGATGGTTTTTTACTGCAAGCCTCTCAGGATGAATTCGAAGAGATGGTTCGCAATGTTGACGTGAAGTCACGCATTATGGACCAATACGCGAGCTGGAAAGGTGTACGCTACCGTCTTGGCGGCAGCAGCAGAGCGGGTATTGATTGTTCTGCATTCGTGCAGCGCACGTTCCAGGAGCAGTTTGGTTTAACCCTGCCTCGTTCAACGTCTGAGCAGCAGGAGTCCGGTAAATCAGTTTCGCGTAATAAATTACGCACCGGCGATTTAGTGCTGTTCCGTGCCGGTTCAACCGGGCGTCATGTAGGCATCTACATTGGGAATAACCAATTTGTACATGCTTCAACCAGCAGCGGAGTTGTGATTTCCAGCATGGATGAACCTTACTGGAAGAAGCGTTACAACGAAGCACGCAGAGTGCTAAGCCGCAGCTAA
- a CDS encoding phage resistance protein (involved in resistance to the phages N4 and lambda), with amino-acid sequence MSYKNIFSRYFSTPKQIVAFSLLMGLCAALFIGGLTSLALHSKRESAYNLLSRDISNYLDTFFKELHATADGIQPLTMSECERVSGELTSRAAFNVNVRAFLLVRNGIAYCSSATGNMEMSMDTLEPELNINKTVDLAIMNGTPMMPGKPVIAAWFLNPLASGRGVFTTLNVNLTPYLVFTSRQQDISSMALVVGNKALTSYSPDVINTDELPPSPTRISVLTGYPIKLYIYGTPWPIEDIQLAILAGLLSGLLSAALCGYFLSVKVRAGKEILTGIKRGQFFVVYQPVVDSQALQMRGIEVLMRWEHPTAGMIPPDAFIGFAEAQQLIVPLTRHLFELIAQDAPTLQKVLPAGSKLGVNLAPSHLHSPTFKQDIQAFAASLPPHHFQLVFEITERDMLKEKEAMGIFAWLHEQGFEIAVDDFGTGHSALIYLQRFTLDYLKIDRGFVNSIGMETVTAPVLDAVLTLAQRLNMNTVAEGVETPEQAKWLIERGCNFLQGYYFSRPLTLSQLVSWNPSHTLYDELKD; translated from the coding sequence ATGTCTTATAAGAATATTTTTTCGCGCTACTTTAGCACCCCAAAACAGATAGTCGCGTTTAGCCTTCTGATGGGATTATGTGCCGCATTATTCATCGGTGGGTTAACCAGCCTGGCGCTCCATTCAAAGCGTGAGTCCGCCTATAACCTCCTCTCTCGCGACATCAGCAACTATCTTGATACCTTCTTTAAAGAACTTCACGCCACCGCAGACGGTATTCAGCCTTTAACCATGAGCGAGTGTGAAAGAGTCAGCGGCGAACTGACGTCCCGTGCGGCTTTTAATGTCAATGTTCGCGCGTTTTTATTGGTAAGAAATGGCATCGCCTACTGCTCTTCCGCCACCGGCAATATGGAAATGTCGATGGACACCCTGGAGCCCGAACTCAATATCAATAAAACCGTCGACCTGGCGATTATGAACGGCACACCAATGATGCCGGGCAAGCCGGTGATTGCCGCCTGGTTTCTCAACCCGCTGGCTTCGGGGCGCGGCGTTTTTACCACGCTAAACGTAAATCTTACCCCCTACCTGGTTTTCACCTCCCGCCAGCAGGACATCAGCTCCATGGCGCTGGTGGTGGGCAATAAAGCGTTAACGTCCTATTCACCGGACGTGATAAATACCGATGAACTTCCCCCCTCGCCTACCAGAATCTCTGTCCTTACCGGTTACCCGATTAAACTCTACATTTATGGCACGCCGTGGCCGATCGAGGACATTCAACTGGCCATTCTGGCAGGGTTATTATCCGGTCTGCTGAGCGCCGCGCTGTGCGGTTACTTTCTTTCGGTGAAAGTGCGGGCCGGGAAAGAAATTCTTACCGGCATCAAGCGGGGGCAATTTTTTGTTGTTTACCAGCCCGTTGTCGACTCGCAGGCTCTGCAGATGCGTGGCATAGAGGTGCTGATGCGCTGGGAGCACCCAACGGCGGGCATGATCCCCCCGGACGCGTTTATCGGCTTTGCCGAAGCTCAGCAGCTGATTGTCCCGCTGACGCGCCATTTGTTTGAATTGATTGCCCAGGACGCGCCCACGCTGCAAAAAGTCCTGCCTGCCGGATCCAAGCTGGGGGTGAATCTGGCCCCAAGCCATCTTCACTCCCCGACATTTAAGCAAGACATTCAGGCTTTTGCTGCTTCCCTGCCGCCGCATCATTTCCAGTTAGTGTTTGAGATAACCGAACGCGACATGCTGAAAGAAAAAGAGGCGATGGGCATTTTCGCCTGGCTGCACGAACAGGGGTTTGAAATCGCAGTTGATGATTTCGGCACCGGCCACAGCGCGCTGATTTACCTGCAACGTTTTACGCTGGATTACCTGAAAATCGACCGCGGCTTCGTCAACTCCATCGGCATGGAAACGGTGACAGCCCCGGTGCTGGACGCCGTCCTGACGCTTGCCCAGCGCCTGAACATGAACACCGTGGCGGAAGGGGTAGAAACGCCGGAGCAGGCGAAATGGCTTATCGAGCGCGGCTGTAACTTCCTGCAGGGGTATTATTTCAGCCGTCCGCTTACCCTAAGCCAGCTTGTTAGCTGGAATCCATCCCACACGCTTTATGACGAATTGAAAGACTGA